ATAATAACATACAGATATGATAGTTATATAATGTTACTGGATGGTGTCTTAATTGGAAAAAATGATTATATTTTAACTAAAATAAAAGAACTTTCACCAGTTCCAATAGATATATGTTTTGGATATGGTAAAACTTTACTAGATGCAGAAAGAAATTGTTCCATTAATATGGATAATATCTTATTAGCCAAAGATGAAAAAGTGCTTGTGGCTCATTTTGATCTAGATGGATTTTCTAGGAAAAGATTTTTGTTTGATGCTTACCTAGAAGTTTATAAAATATATAATAAGTTATTTAACTATGCAATGGAACTTGGTGGTTTAGCTTATTATTTTGGTGGTGATAATATAGGAATCTTCTTAGGGGTTGACAATATTAATAAAGTAATAGAATTAGCGAATTCTTTCCCGAATATGAAAGTAGGTATAGGAATAGGTAATAATCCGAGAGAGGCTCTAAAGAATGCCGCTGAGGCATTACATATTATAAGAATATATAGGGATAGGAAGATCGAAATTGTCGACTCTAAAAATTAATTTAGGTGCTATTTTATCTGGAGAGGAACTAGAATATAAAGAAAGAGTTAATATTGAAATAGATGATAATAAGAGAATTTTACATATCGGTAATGGTTATGATTCTTCTGCTAAAAATTTTAAAGAATTCATACTTGTTCCGCCTCTTATAAATTTTCATACACATAGCGGAGATTTTACTTTCCCAGAAATAGGAATTGATAAACCTATTAACGAATTAGTAGGAGATCCTAATAGTGAAAAATATAAATATTTCAAGTTATATAAAAATAGGGTTAGTGAAGGAATTAGAGAATTTATTAGAAAATCTATTAATTTTGGTATAATAGGAATATTGGATTTCAGAGAAGAAGGAGTAGAAGGTGTGTTAAAAGCTAAAAAATCTGTAGATTTAGCAAATATTCATTATTTCTCTCTTGGTAGATTGGATAAATTTGATAAGAAGGAACTAGAAGAGCTA
The sequence above is drawn from the Sulfurisphaera tokodaii str. 7 genome and encodes:
- a CDS encoding GTP cyclohydrolase IIa gives rise to the protein MKIMQINLVDYKEWTESLGYDREWKIQNFQHGFLSRLNEIAAEINSFIITYRYDSYIMLLDGVLIGKNDYILTKIKELSPVPIDICFGYGKTLLDAERNCSINMDNILLAKDEKVLVAHFDLDGFSRKRFLFDAYLEVYKIYNKLFNYAMELGGLAYYFGGDNIGIFLGVDNINKVIELANSFPNMKVGIGIGNNPREALKNAAEALHIIRIYRDRKIEIVDSKN